In the Quercus lobata isolate SW786 chromosome 5, ValleyOak3.0 Primary Assembly, whole genome shotgun sequence genome, one interval contains:
- the LOC115992832 gene encoding protein FLX-like 3, whose translation MAGRNRGPREAFNDRRGYPPEGPFIRGPPMPRPPPHPALLEEELEMQHTEIRRLLGDNRRLVEDRMALHRELGATKEELHRMNLIIADIRAEQEMRSRELREKTMKLEADLRATEPLKNEAVQLRSEVQKLNSLRQELSGKVQSLTQDLSKLQADNQHIPHLRVEIDGLHQEVMHTRAALDYEKKANIELMEQRQTMEKNLVSMAREVEKLRAELSNADSRPWGAGGPYGMKFSSSDGVFPNPYGDGYGAHLGAADKGPLYGPGPAAWGGPEKPRMTRR comes from the exons ATGGCAGGAAGAAACCGTGGTCCCCGTGAAGCATTTAATGACCGTCGTGGTTACCCACCTGAAGGACCTTTCATCCGGGGTCCTCCAATGCCGAGGCCTCCTCCTCATCCTGCTTTATTGGAGGAAGAGCTTGAAATGCAGCACACTGAGATCCGAAGGCTCTTGGGTGATAATCGAAGGCTGGTTGAAGACCGTATGGCACTGCATCGTGAACTTGGCGCTACCAAGGAGGAACTTCACCGCATGAATCTCATCATTGCTGACATTCGTGCAGAACAAGAAATGCGCTCTAGGGAGCTTAGGGAGAAAACCATGAAGCTTGAGGCTGATCTTCGAGCTACTGAACCATTGAAAAATGAGGCTGTACAACTTCGCTCAGAAGTTCAAAAGCTGAATAGCCTTAGGCAGGAGCTTTCAGGGAAAGTTCAGAGCCTCACACAAGACCTTTCAAAATTGCAAGCTGATAATCAACATATTCCTCATTTAAGGGTAGAGATTGATGGGCTGCACCAGGAGGTTATGCATACTAG AGCTGCGCTTGATTATGAAAAAAAGGCAAACATTGAGCTGATGGAACAGAGACAGACAATGGAGAAGAACTTGGTTTCCATGGCCCGTGAAGTTGAGAAGCTACGTGCAGAACTTTCAAATGCTGATAGTAGGCCATGGGGTGCGG GTGGACCATATGGGATGAAATTTAGCAGCTCAGATGGCGTTTTCCCTAATCCTTATGGGGATGGATATGGAGCTCATCTG GGTGCCGCTGACAAAGGTCCTCTGTATGGTCCGGGTCCAGCTGCATGGGGAGGACCTGAGAAGCCTCGCATGACTCGTCGTTGA